GATATGACTATTTATCCAAGCGCTCAGGCAGAACCGAGAACGATTTATAGAAAATAGTCCAAAATAATGGATTAAATTTGCAGAAAATAAAAAGCATCTTGCCTTTTTGCAATGTTGCAGTTTAGCTTAAAACAAAAAAATGAAAATTCTATATCTGGAAACCTCTTCCAAGAACTGCTCGGTAGCTGTATCAGACAATGAAAAATTACTATGTGTATGCGAAGAAGTTTCTGAAAACTATAAACAGTCAGAAAGTCTTCATACTTATGTAGAATGGGCTTTAGAAGGAGCGGGGATCTCTCTTAAAGATATCGAAGCAGTTTCTTTAGGAAAAGGACCCGGGTCTTATACCGGTTTGAGAATTGGTGCAGCTTCAGCAAAAGGATTTTGTTACGGGCTTAAAGTTCCTCTGGTAGGAGTAAATTCTCTTGAAAGTATGATAGAGCCCTTTTTAGGCGATAACTATGATTTTATAGTGCCTTTGATTGATGCGAGGAGAATGGAGGTTTATACAGCCGTTTATGACGGTCATACAGGGAAAGAAGTATTACAGACCGAAGCTAAAATCTTAGATGAAACTTCTTTTGAAGAATTCAGAGATAAAAAGGTATTGTTTGTAGGCGATGGTGCTAAGAAAACAAAAGAGATCGTGAATCTTCCGGATGCTGTCTTTAAGGAGGATGTTTACCCTTCTTCCCAATATCTCATCAGAAAGACGCTGGAAAAAATAGGAAACAAAGAATTTGAGGATATGGCGTATTTTGAGCCTTTTTATCTCAAAGATTTCCATGGAGTAAAGAAAAAGAAAAGCGAAGAGTAAATCTTCGCTTTTTTATTTTATTGAATTCCTGGCGGTTTGCCAGATGGCGGCCTGTTTTCGTTTGGTTTTTTATCCTTTTGCTGGGAAGGGTTTGTCTGCGGCGGTGGAGTAGCACCCATATTCTGGGGCTGCAGATCTACATTGTCCAGCTTCTGTACTTTTCCGTTATTCATTTGTGGAATACCTATTCCATTCGGGGTGTTAGGTTGAGAAGGTCTGTCTCCTGGCTGTTGCTGTGGAGGGAGAGAATTTCCTTTATTATCAGTCGCCTGGAAGCTTAGGTCACTTTTCAGATAATTCAGCATTTCTTTAGCCCTTACACCTTCAGGAGTTTTTGCATAATTCAGGGCAATCTGCTCAAGCTGCAGAATCATGACTTCCTTTCCACTGGATTTTCCTGCGTTGAACGCATTTAATAAATACAGCTTAGGAACCAGTGCATCTTTAGGGTACTTCTGAATGGTCTGATCTATGATATCTTTACTTTCTGCAAATTTTTCGGATTCAAACAAGGCATAAGCCTTTTTATATTCATTTTCAACTTCTTCAGTAGATTTTACGAAAGACTGGTTTTTAGGATTTCTCGCAAATTCAGCATAGGAAGTATATGGATAATCTGTTAACAGAATTTGTTTTGCTCTTTCAGAAACTTGCGGATTTTTCTCATAGTTCATCGCAAAAATCTCATACAATGCCTGCAGCATTACCTTTTCTTCCGGTTTTACATCTATAAGATCATACAGCGTTTTGGTAGCCAGGGGAGTGTTGGTAAAATAGTTCTGATACATAATTCCCAGCCCTAAGGAAGCAGTGTCTCTGTCTTTTTTTAACTGAGATAATTTACCCTGATCCGTAGGAATCTGCTCAATATAGTAAGTTGGCTCAAAACGTCTTGGATTAGGCGCAGAAGTTACTCCTAATGCATCATTCTTCATATCCTCAATAGAAGCCATTTTCTTTGAAAAACGCCAGTTATCGGCAAGGGCACGGTCTCCCCATACCTGCTTAAACGTAGATGTTCCTTTGCTTACTGTTCCTGTATTGCTGAAGTAAAATGATTTTGTAGTCACCCCAAAATCCTCAAAAGAATTGGAAGAACCATTAGCGAAAATAGAGTTGGCACTATAATCTCCGGTATCAAACCCTTTGCTTCTTTCAGCACGTCTTCTTTCCTGTTCTTCTTTCTCTTCTTTAATCTTTAATTTCGCAATATATTTATTGAAATAGTCTGTTTTCTGTGTATTATCCATCTTTGCCAAAGAAAGAATACTGTCATTCTTTTTGATCAGATAGTAGTTTTTGGAAATCTTTTTGATGTATTCAGACTGGTCTTTTAATAAGATTTTTGAAGGCTCATAAGTCATTACAGCAAGTGCAGAATCATAATAGCTTCCCGCACCGATGTAATCATTCTTTTCCAGATAGCCTTTTCCTATTTCATAATAAGCCAGACCACGGATTTGAGGATCTGAAACCTTCTCAAACAGAGATTTTCTGAAGAACTGCTGGGCTTCATCTTTTTTTCCCGCTTTGTTGGCCATTAAACCCAATGCATAGTAAAATTCATTTTTTCTGGATCCGTAAGTTCCTTTCTTACTGATGCCTTCCAGGTAGTTTTTTGCTCCGGCATAATCGCCTTTACCATTAAAAGTTTTGGCAATAGCAATCTGGGATTTTACTTCAAATTCAAAATCGTTAGCGTATTTGTAAGCCGAAGTATAGCTTTCTCTGGCTTTATCATTCTGACCAAGATTTTCAAGAACCTGTCCTCTCAGGTATGCGATTCTGCTCTTTAATTTTCTGTTGCCGTTCAGTTCAAAAGCATCATCCAGTTCTTTGGCTGCCTCTTCTTTTTTACCCGCATCAAGCAGAGATTCAGCATAATAAATACTAAGCAGTTTTGCATAGCTTTTGTTGAGATCTTCTCCTTTCAGCTTGGCAAAAGTTTCGTGGGCTCTGTGATAATCTTTAATTTTATCATAAGCAAGACCCTGATAAATTCTAGCCAATGGAATCCTCTTATCATCTTTCATGTGGGTGAAAACATAGTTAAGAGCATCCAGCGCTTCCAGAGATTTGCCACGGTAAATTCTTGCTTGAGCCAGAATCATATAAGCATCAAAAATAGTCTTGTTTTTTTCTTCACCATTTCTGGTTACAGAATATTTATTGATTGCTTTTAAAGCTTTTGCTTCTGCAATTTCAAGGGTAGTAGCCCCTTTGCTCTGTTCGCCGTCTGGTCTTCCGGTTCCTGCAGGTCCGCCACCCGGTGTTCCCGGAGGTCCTGAAGCGCTTCTTCCCGCAGGTTTGTTAGCTACTTCAGCCATC
The nucleotide sequence above comes from Chryseobacterium sp. 7. Encoded proteins:
- a CDS encoding tetratricopeptide repeat protein — translated: MKKNILFLLVICLVASCATKTKKPEQRSKMLKGFSTYYNTLFNAKDALNSEFTTRDKGHKDNFYAPYIPILTYEDQPLGSDLGQSEAFAENSMKMAEVANKPAGRSASGPPGTPGGGPAGTGRPDGEQSKGATTLEIAEAKALKAINKYSVTRNGEEKNKTIFDAYMILAQARIYRGKSLEALDALNYVFTHMKDDKRIPLARIYQGLAYDKIKDYHRAHETFAKLKGEDLNKSYAKLLSIYYAESLLDAGKKEEAAKELDDAFELNGNRKLKSRIAYLRGQVLENLGQNDKARESYTSAYKYANDFEFEVKSQIAIAKTFNGKGDYAGAKNYLEGISKKGTYGSRKNEFYYALGLMANKAGKKDEAQQFFRKSLFEKVSDPQIRGLAYYEIGKGYLEKNDYIGAGSYYDSALAVMTYEPSKILLKDQSEYIKKISKNYYLIKKNDSILSLAKMDNTQKTDYFNKYIAKLKIKEEKEEQERRRAERSKGFDTGDYSANSIFANGSSNSFEDFGVTTKSFYFSNTGTVSKGTSTFKQVWGDRALADNWRFSKKMASIEDMKNDALGVTSAPNPRRFEPTYYIEQIPTDQGKLSQLKKDRDTASLGLGIMYQNYFTNTPLATKTLYDLIDVKPEEKVMLQALYEIFAMNYEKNPQVSERAKQILLTDYPYTSYAEFARNPKNQSFVKSTEEVENEYKKAYALFESEKFAESKDIIDQTIQKYPKDALVPKLYLLNAFNAGKSSGKEVMILQLEQIALNYAKTPEGVRAKEMLNYLKSDLSFQATDNKGNSLPPQQQPGDRPSQPNTPNGIGIPQMNNGKVQKLDNVDLQPQNMGATPPPQTNPSQQKDKKPNENRPPSGKPPGIQ
- the tsaB gene encoding tRNA (adenosine(37)-N6)-threonylcarbamoyltransferase complex dimerization subunit type 1 TsaB, translated to MKILYLETSSKNCSVAVSDNEKLLCVCEEVSENYKQSESLHTYVEWALEGAGISLKDIEAVSLGKGPGSYTGLRIGAASAKGFCYGLKVPLVGVNSLESMIEPFLGDNYDFIVPLIDARRMEVYTAVYDGHTGKEVLQTEAKILDETSFEEFRDKKVLFVGDGAKKTKEIVNLPDAVFKEDVYPSSQYLIRKTLEKIGNKEFEDMAYFEPFYLKDFHGVKKKKSEE